A genome region from Hevea brasiliensis isolate MT/VB/25A 57/8 chromosome 9, ASM3005281v1, whole genome shotgun sequence includes the following:
- the LOC110660076 gene encoding gibberellin 20-oxidase-like protein, whose product MPAGCQSSVELPILDISKPLHPSFLSSLAEACEKWGFFLIKNHGISKHLYNKICSLSQDIFSLPSETKLELGPSSSVKTYTPHFIASPFFESLRVSGPNFFASAQSSTNILFNQQSCEFSEALQEYGSKMTELSKRIIEMLLLSLGDDLDRKKYYESEFKNCHGYLRIINYTPPKCLDDEVEGLGMHTDMSCVTIVYQDQIGGLQVKSREGRWMDISPCEETLVVNIGDMLQAWSNEKFRSSEHRVVLKRPVNRFSLAFFWCFEDEKVILAPDEVVGEGYKRIYTPFVCADYLKFRESSERGKFEKVGFTVRDFAGTSL is encoded by the exons ATGCCTGCAGGCTGCCAAAGTTCTGTTGAGCTTCCCATTCTTGATATTTCCAAGCCATTACATCCATCTTTTCTGTCCTCCCTCGCTGAAGCCTGCGAAAAATGGGGTTTCTTCCTTATCAAAAATCATGGAATATCAAAACATCTTTACAACAAAATCTGTTCGCTTTCGCAGGACATATTTAGCCTCCCTTCTGAGACAAAACTTGAACTCGGTCCATCATCTTCTGTGAAAACTTACACTCCTCATTTCATAGCTTCCCCTTTCTTTGAGAGTCTTCGAGTTTCAGGACCCAACTTCTTTGCATCTGCTCAGAGTTCCACAAACATCCTCTTTAACCAACAGAGTTGCGAATTCAG TGAAGCGCTTCAGGAATATGGGAGCAAGATGACAGAACTATCGAAAAGAATTATAGAGATGCTATTGCTGAGCTTGGGAGATGATCTTGATCGTAAGAAATACTATGAATCTGAATTCAAGAACTGCCATGGATATTTAAGGATTATAAACTACACACCTCCAAAATGTCTGGATGATGAGGTTGAGGGACTTGGGATGCATACAGACATGAGCTGCGTAACGATTGTATACCAAGACCAAATTGGTGGGCTTCAGGTGAAATCTAGAGAAGGGAGGTGGATGGACATAAGCCCATGTGAGGAGACTTTGGTGGTGAACATAGGAGACATGTTGCAAGCTTGGAGCAATGAGAAATTTAGGTCATCGGAACATCGAGTAGTTTTGAAGCGACCAGTTAACCGTTTCTCTCTTGCTTTTTTCTGGTGCTTTGAGGATGAGAAGGTGATCTTGGCACCAGATGAAGTGGTAGGAGAAGGATATAAAAGAATTTACACGCCGTTTGTTTGTGCAGATTATTTGAAATTCAGAGAGAGCAGTGAGAGAGGGAAGTTTGAAAAGGTTGGCTTCACTGTTAGAGATTTCGCTGGGACAAGTCTCTGA